The Leptospira sp. WS39.C2 genome contains a region encoding:
- a CDS encoding DUF1566 domain-containing protein — translation MKKFHYCFALLALLFSINCEMKPVDDVFGLSPEETNQLFAGLIANQSLRDNGNGTVTDTLSNLIWQKCSHGQVYRAGNNDCLGAPQGSVYNPYDSNRAGAIQVAFCDSKTHACNSIQFPQVIQGFSSISILGTSELYAACQNSNFLGATWRVPTPIEYQRLVIPGRAATLQFFPSIQEEDYWTAWSNQDDLPGETAFAISFDRQSYGVQRSVVKTQRNYVRCVRQGP, via the coding sequence ATGAAAAAATTTCATTACTGTTTTGCTCTTTTGGCTTTGTTATTCTCCATCAACTGTGAAATGAAACCAGTAGACGATGTTTTTGGATTAAGCCCAGAAGAAACCAACCAACTATTTGCTGGACTCATTGCGAACCAAAGTTTGCGTGATAATGGAAATGGTACTGTCACAGACACGTTATCCAATTTGATTTGGCAAAAATGTTCACATGGTCAAGTATACCGCGCTGGAAATAACGATTGTTTGGGTGCACCACAAGGTTCTGTTTACAATCCATACGACTCGAATCGTGCGGGAGCAATCCAAGTTGCCTTTTGTGATTCTAAAACACATGCTTGCAATTCGATTCAATTTCCTCAGGTGATCCAAGGATTTTCTTCCATTTCGATCTTGGGAACGAGTGAATTGTATGCTGCATGCCAAAATAGCAACTTTTTAGGTGCAACTTGGCGAGTTCCAACTCCCATTGAATACCAAAGGTTGGTTATCCCTGGTCGTGCTGCAACTTTGCAATTTTTCCCATCGATTCAGGAAGAAGACTATTGGACTGCATGGTCAAACCAGGATGACTTACCTGGAGAAACAGCATTTGCCATTTCCTTTGACCGCCAATCTTATGGAGTACAACGTTCTGTTGTCAAAACCCAACGGAATTATGTCCGTTGTGTCCGACAAGGGCCGTAA
- a CDS encoding DUF5982 domain-containing protein gives MYNSILRSFILLLFFSLVSGVSAQDRQPRTDLPFEISEKKRLSERDFKNKKEGSYFTGLPLINSDPNVGIGYGARVLFFYNGTRTSPLFEYTPYRVRIFAQYFNTTKRAPYHQLSLDAPYIFDTKWRLRADLVYERNPNSLYFGIGEGTLQPLSYLERNDPNGRIRRNAPFSDYEDNLSFRRPGDAGIGEAPIVSDNKFNRYDIENPNFSTSGEYSFFGGTLRTVTGVRLSKQIIRRFDGVNNNAYLGPADGILGLLDVDRTFATPQGETKLTRDEKDGKVRGINGGYTNTIRAGIVYDTRDFEPDPNRGLFLEYTHERSTKAIGSTSEFNKNLVSGRIFLSPVTWFTNKPPELLEKFVLAARGTMVQTNGDAPFYEYRNMWGTEVNQSGLGGRTTIRGYKQDRFVGQTMAYANFEIRWKFAEAEFAGQHFDFQLVPFYDVGRVWDRTQDANLKNYKHSRGIGLRIPWNQATVIYFDHAISSEDRQTFINFNHIF, from the coding sequence ATGTACAATTCTATTTTGAGAAGTTTTATACTTCTGTTATTTTTTTCCCTGGTTTCGGGTGTTTCTGCACAGGACAGACAACCTCGAACCGACCTTCCGTTTGAAATCTCTGAAAAAAAGAGATTGAGTGAACGTGACTTTAAGAATAAAAAAGAAGGTAGTTACTTCACTGGACTCCCTCTCATCAACTCGGATCCCAACGTAGGGATCGGGTATGGCGCGAGAGTATTGTTTTTTTACAATGGGACTAGAACTTCCCCTTTGTTTGAATACACTCCGTACCGAGTGAGGATTTTTGCGCAGTATTTTAATACGACAAAAAGAGCACCTTACCACCAACTGAGTTTGGATGCGCCTTATATTTTTGACACCAAATGGCGATTACGTGCTGATTTGGTTTATGAACGAAATCCAAACTCTTTATATTTTGGAATAGGGGAAGGAACACTCCAACCACTTTCGTACTTAGAACGAAACGATCCCAATGGTCGGATTCGTAGGAATGCACCTTTTTCTGACTATGAAGACAATTTGAGTTTCAGAAGGCCAGGAGACGCTGGAATTGGAGAAGCACCAATTGTCAGTGATAATAAGTTCAATCGATACGATATTGAGAATCCTAACTTCAGTACATCTGGGGAATATTCATTCTTTGGTGGAACACTTCGTACGGTCACTGGAGTTCGTTTGTCAAAACAAATCATCCGTAGATTTGATGGTGTGAACAATAATGCGTATTTAGGACCTGCTGACGGTATCCTTGGCCTTCTGGATGTAGATAGAACATTTGCTACTCCTCAAGGTGAGACAAAACTGACTCGTGATGAGAAAGATGGAAAGGTACGTGGGATTAATGGTGGTTACACTAACACAATTCGTGCCGGTATCGTATATGACACCCGCGATTTTGAACCAGATCCGAACCGCGGTTTATTCTTAGAATACACTCACGAAAGGTCTACAAAAGCAATTGGATCAACTTCTGAGTTTAATAAAAACTTGGTCTCAGGACGTATTTTCTTAAGCCCTGTTACTTGGTTCACAAACAAACCTCCTGAACTTTTAGAAAAATTTGTTCTAGCTGCTCGTGGGACGATGGTTCAAACCAACGGTGACGCTCCATTTTACGAATACCGTAATATGTGGGGAACGGAAGTGAACCAATCTGGTCTTGGTGGTAGAACTACAATTAGAGGTTACAAACAAGATCGTTTTGTGGGCCAAACAATGGCTTATGCAAACTTTGAAATTCGTTGGAAATTTGCGGAAGCAGAGTTTGCTGGACAACATTTTGACTTTCAATTGGTTCCTTTTTATGATGTTGGACGTGTTTGGGACAGAACACAAGATGCTAATTTAAAGAACTACAAACATTCAAGGGGTATTGGTCTTAGAATTCCTTGGAACCAAGCAACTGTTATCTACTTTGATCATGCGATCTCAAGTGAAGATAGACAAACATTTATTAACTTTAACCATATATTCTAA
- a CDS encoding ATP-binding protein: protein MIPEIPISISTHFESMLKRMGNQLPTQWAKNKTKFLLAYSGGKDSSILLLFLKYLKEKYQIETPHLFYLSHGIREITNEENELVQYLESFGFPFYFVKKKSQN from the coding sequence ATGATTCCCGAAATCCCAATTTCGATATCCACCCATTTTGAATCGATGCTCAAGCGGATGGGGAACCAGTTACCAACGCAATGGGCAAAAAATAAAACAAAGTTTTTACTAGCTTATTCTGGTGGGAAAGATTCAAGTATCCTCCTCTTATTTCTAAAATACTTAAAAGAAAAATACCAGATTGAAACCCCTCATCTTTTTTACCTTTCCCATGGAATCCGGGAAATCACAAATGAAGAAAATGAATTAGTCCAATATTTAGAAAGTTTTGGTTTTCCTTTTTACTTTGTAAAAAAAAAATCCCAAAACTAG
- a CDS encoding ATP-binding protein has protein sequence MSPIFRKFWFSFLLCKKKIPKLATKLKKGLEETGRLVRYHELKKINKKNPSVFLTGHHCRDYTESIFLHLTRGGGKKSFYTLPPFDGERFLPLVFLEDHELNDLYQFVSLNLRIFEDNSNADPIYKRNRIRMELLPILEKEKWNFNKTYWNFHDRSQLNLQFEGSRNPKTNFFPHLFRIPHETWMSLNLTSKKDLIDFHLKLMGMYPLYKSGFENFHLQSEGERAFLENKNCYLYKSKFGDLFIIDKKSPAFKKAISYRDGNVLIIDWNQNQFKINDPEERYSLGSWHHGQKIQIRSGNKEISECMRENGIPFFLRTFIPILYFENEPIQILFSLFSKNEKNYPKRIYLER, from the coding sequence ATTAGTCCAATATTTAGAAAGTTTTGGTTTTCCTTTTTACTTTGTAAAAAAAAAATCCCAAAACTAGCAACAAAACTTAAAAAAGGTTTAGAAGAGACTGGTAGGCTTGTACGTTACCATGAACTTAAAAAAATTAACAAAAAAAATCCATCTGTTTTCCTAACTGGTCATCATTGTAGAGATTATACCGAATCTATATTTTTACATCTCACTCGCGGTGGAGGGAAAAAGTCCTTTTATACACTTCCACCCTTCGATGGGGAAAGATTTTTACCTTTAGTTTTTCTGGAAGATCACGAATTAAATGATCTATACCAATTTGTATCTTTGAATCTACGAATTTTTGAAGATAACTCCAATGCTGATCCTATTTACAAACGAAATCGAATCCGAATGGAATTATTGCCCATCTTAGAAAAAGAAAAATGGAATTTTAATAAAACATATTGGAATTTTCATGATAGGTCCCAACTCAATTTACAATTTGAAGGATCAAGAAATCCAAAAACAAATTTTTTTCCACATTTATTTCGAATCCCTCATGAAACTTGGATGAGTTTAAATCTAACATCCAAAAAAGATTTAATCGATTTTCATTTAAAACTAATGGGAATGTATCCATTATACAAATCTGGTTTTGAGAATTTCCACTTACAGTCTGAGGGAGAAAGAGCATTTTTAGAAAATAAAAATTGTTATCTTTACAAATCAAAGTTTGGTGATCTTTTCATTATTGATAAAAAATCACCTGCATTTAAAAAAGCAATCTCTTACCGAGATGGGAATGTCCTCATCATCGATTGGAACCAAAATCAGTTTAAAATCAATGATCCAGAGGAAAGGTATTCTCTTGGATCTTGGCACCATGGTCAAAAAATTCAAATTCGTTCTGGAAATAAGGAAATTTCGGAATGTATGCGAGAGAATGGAATTCCTTTTTTCCTAAGAACCTTTATTCCTATCCTTTATTTCGAAAATGAGCCGATCCAAATTTTATTTTCTCTCTTTTCCAAAAATGAAAAGAATTATCCCAAACGAATCTATCTGGAAAGGTGA
- a CDS encoding LTA synthase family protein: MVKLFFKPRFSDRIFLTYISFGFLTLFLHRLLFFLVYSYRLENINTLLILKAFLIGFRFDLVTISITLVGFYILSIWEFASRYQFLKNLWTITPLILYPFCVLHLFVDLLYFENANKHIGYEAIVFLGDLDVLVSSVWSEAPFKILSFILVILLYVMGIRYWYLKKKIGYQGNETEPTRYTLSKSILWILFFFIGLRGGPQESPLRASEAIISDDALINQIALNGIYTTINDFKSQSIPKHLKMSETDMLSLVKEEIQFQGSVFLNDPDFPLLRKINETPGKKPTNIVLVIQESWTGKFVWPMSDGYFLGKEVTPYYNQLAKKGHSFKKFYANGGRTSNALLSVLTSIPDRPGLTAIRTPQILSNFSAIGNIFSELGYETGFITGDDLKFDSLATILPHFGFKTLIGKEDFRKDGKYKIGAWGYDDEHLYSKALETMDTYEKGNKPFLMTILTMTTHYPYKVPDKKFEIYDQSVTDFDYLNTYHYSDAALEVFMKEIQKRKYYEDTLFVFVGDHTHHRYLSYFEDRMVPFLLYAPKYIKPKLDERIASQLDVLPTILGVIGKKTYFSGFGKNLLAPNVKSGSTYFAYGSACGWIDEEKILYQSVDGDTQFIFQMVPPYAEDPVCNPNRTNCTKQTLKAKAFFNLSLDLMNRNSVYPLEGSLRYSRK; encoded by the coding sequence ATGGTGAAGTTGTTTTTCAAACCAAGATTTTCTGACCGTATTTTTTTAACCTATATAAGTTTTGGATTTTTAACCTTATTCCTTCATCGACTTTTATTTTTCTTAGTTTATTCTTACCGACTTGAAAACATCAATACTTTATTAATCTTAAAAGCATTCCTAATAGGATTTAGATTTGATTTAGTTACCATCTCGATAACGTTAGTTGGTTTTTATATTCTATCCATTTGGGAATTTGCATCAAGGTATCAATTTTTAAAAAATTTATGGACTATCACACCACTTATTCTTTATCCTTTTTGCGTATTACATTTATTTGTTGATTTATTGTATTTTGAAAATGCAAATAAACATATTGGATACGAGGCAATTGTATTTTTAGGTGATTTAGATGTCTTGGTCAGCTCCGTATGGTCAGAAGCACCCTTCAAAATTCTATCCTTTATACTAGTAATCCTTCTTTACGTTATGGGTATTCGGTATTGGTATCTTAAAAAAAAGATTGGCTACCAGGGTAATGAAACCGAACCAACAAGATACACTCTTTCTAAATCAATTCTATGGATTTTGTTTTTTTTCATAGGGCTTCGAGGTGGTCCTCAGGAATCACCACTAAGAGCAAGTGAAGCAATCATTTCTGATGATGCACTTATCAATCAAATTGCGTTAAATGGAATTTATACTACAATCAATGATTTTAAAAGCCAATCCATACCCAAACATCTCAAAATGAGTGAAACAGATATGCTTTCGTTAGTAAAAGAGGAAATTCAATTTCAAGGTTCTGTATTTTTAAATGATCCCGATTTTCCGTTATTACGAAAAATCAATGAAACTCCAGGGAAAAAACCTACTAACATTGTCCTGGTGATCCAAGAATCTTGGACTGGAAAATTTGTTTGGCCAATGTCGGATGGTTATTTTTTAGGAAAAGAAGTTACGCCGTATTACAACCAATTGGCGAAAAAAGGACATAGTTTTAAAAAATTTTATGCCAATGGTGGCCGGACGAGTAACGCATTACTTTCAGTATTAACAAGTATCCCAGACAGACCAGGCCTTACAGCCATTCGAACACCTCAAATCTTAAGTAACTTTTCAGCGATTGGAAATATTTTTTCAGAGTTAGGTTACGAAACAGGTTTTATCACAGGAGATGATTTAAAGTTTGATAGTTTAGCAACGATTTTACCTCACTTTGGTTTCAAAACTTTGATAGGAAAAGAGGATTTTAGAAAAGATGGAAAATACAAAATCGGTGCCTGGGGGTATGATGATGAACATCTGTACTCCAAAGCACTTGAAACCATGGATACTTACGAAAAAGGAAACAAACCTTTTCTAATGACCATCCTTACGATGACAACACATTATCCTTATAAAGTTCCAGATAAAAAATTTGAAATATATGATCAAAGTGTCACTGACTTTGATTATTTAAACACATACCATTATTCAGATGCGGCTTTAGAAGTATTTATGAAGGAAATCCAAAAAAGAAAATACTATGAAGATACCTTATTTGTATTTGTTGGTGACCATACCCACCATCGCTATTTGTCATATTTTGAGGATCGTATGGTTCCATTTTTATTATATGCGCCAAAGTACATTAAACCTAAGTTAGATGAAAGAATCGCATCTCAGCTGGATGTATTACCTACCATCTTAGGAGTGATTGGTAAAAAAACATATTTTTCAGGATTTGGAAAAAATCTCCTCGCACCCAATGTAAAGTCAGGAAGTACATATTTTGCCTATGGAAGTGCATGTGGTTGGATCGATGAAGAAAAAATCCTTTACCAAAGTGTAGATGGAGACACCCAATTTATCTTTCAAATGGTGCCCCCTTATGCAGAAGATCCAGTCTGTAATCCAAACCGAACAAATTGTACGAAACAAACCTTAAAAGCAAAAGCTTTCTTTAATTTGTCTTTGGACTTGATGAACCGAAATTCTGTTTATCCGTTAGAAGGGAGTTTACGGTACTCCAGGAAATGA
- a CDS encoding acetyl-CoA carboxylase biotin carboxyl carrier protein subunit: MDFLFESKSKPTSVYVSGNQIRVRMGNQYYQFDGTTLVEGWKQKDQNLPSVQMKDGSILKFLKIRNEIFFHWKGETWNTKLTERSYEIAGQTSPEIKSPMPGKVVQISTSIGSEHSVGETLLILEAMKMENAIKAPYPCRVEEIRKQQGELVQQDEVLLILHRIEAEKT, encoded by the coding sequence ATGGATTTTTTATTTGAATCAAAATCAAAACCCACATCTGTTTATGTTAGTGGAAACCAAATCCGTGTTCGGATGGGAAATCAATATTATCAATTTGATGGAACTACACTTGTTGAAGGTTGGAAACAAAAAGACCAAAATTTGCCATCTGTCCAAATGAAGGATGGTTCTATTTTAAAATTTCTTAAAATCAGAAATGAGATATTTTTCCATTGGAAAGGGGAAACATGGAATACAAAACTCACAGAAAGATCTTATGAGATAGCAGGGCAAACTTCACCTGAGATCAAAAGCCCAATGCCTGGAAAAGTAGTGCAAATTTCTACTTCGATCGGAAGCGAACACAGTGTAGGGGAAACATTGTTAATTTTGGAAGCAATGAAAATGGAAAATGCCATCAAAGCACCTTACCCATGCCGTGTGGAAGAGATTCGAAAACAACAAGGGGAGCTTGTCCAACAAGATGAGGTCCTCCTCATTTTACACAGAATCGAAGCGGAAAAAACATAA
- a CDS encoding acetyl/propionyl/methylcrotonyl-CoA carboxylase subunit alpha, producing the protein MKPIQKILIANRGEIAVRVIRTAKKMGIKTVAVYSDPDSQSLFVLSADEAYPLGGTDARSSYLNVDKVIEACLTTGADAVHPGYGFLSENTVFAKKLEEHGIRFIGPKPHSIEAMGDKIGSRILVAKSGVPVVPGYEGESQEMAVFKKEAEKIGYPVMAKASAGGGGKGMRRINSPEELEAGILSAKREAMSAFGDDRILLEKYIVNPRHVEFQIFGDTKGNIIHLHERDCSLQRRHQKVVEETPAPNFSPELKLKMANAAVMAGKSVQYEGAGTVEFILGETGEFYFLEMNTRLQVEHPVTEMTTGLDLVEWQIRVCQGEPLPILQPPPQNGHAIEVRIYAEDPKEGFLPSIGKIHHLSFPTREDLRIDSGVVTGSEITMFYDPMIAKLIVWGEDRQTAIQRLIEYLSETIVFGPKTNLQFLQKLVSTEDFSQGKVSTHFIADNEVELLKETTKDELKFALAGLFFSSTQTIDPWKV; encoded by the coding sequence ATGAAGCCGATCCAAAAAATACTTATCGCCAATCGTGGTGAAATTGCTGTACGAGTCATTCGCACTGCTAAAAAAATGGGGATAAAGACAGTTGCAGTTTATTCTGATCCCGATTCTCAGAGTTTGTTCGTTTTAAGTGCCGATGAGGCTTATCCTTTGGGTGGGACAGATGCGCGTTCATCCTACTTAAATGTCGACAAAGTGATCGAAGCTTGCCTAACAACAGGAGCAGATGCAGTCCATCCTGGGTACGGATTTTTATCCGAAAATACCGTATTTGCCAAAAAATTAGAAGAACATGGTATTCGATTTATAGGTCCCAAACCACATTCTATTGAAGCAATGGGTGATAAGATCGGCTCACGCATATTAGTTGCTAAAAGTGGGGTACCAGTTGTCCCAGGGTATGAAGGTGAATCCCAAGAGATGGCTGTTTTTAAAAAAGAAGCAGAGAAAATTGGATACCCAGTGATGGCTAAGGCAAGTGCTGGTGGCGGTGGGAAAGGTATGAGGCGTATCAATTCCCCTGAAGAGTTAGAAGCGGGAATTTTATCTGCAAAAAGAGAAGCAATGTCTGCCTTTGGTGATGATCGTATCTTGTTAGAAAAATACATTGTGAATCCAAGGCATGTTGAGTTTCAGATTTTTGGGGATACAAAAGGAAACATCATCCACCTTCATGAAAGGGATTGTTCCTTACAAAGACGACATCAAAAAGTAGTAGAAGAAACACCTGCACCCAATTTTTCTCCTGAACTAAAATTGAAAATGGCAAATGCCGCAGTTATGGCTGGAAAATCAGTACAATATGAAGGTGCTGGTACCGTAGAATTTATATTAGGTGAGACGGGTGAGTTTTATTTTTTAGAAATGAACACACGTTTACAGGTAGAACATCCTGTCACCGAGATGACAACGGGTCTTGATCTTGTGGAATGGCAAATCCGAGTCTGCCAAGGAGAACCACTTCCAATCCTACAACCACCACCTCAAAACGGACATGCAATCGAAGTGAGAATTTATGCAGAAGATCCAAAAGAGGGTTTTTTGCCGTCCATCGGAAAAATCCACCACTTATCTTTTCCCACAAGAGAAGACTTACGAATTGATTCCGGAGTTGTAACGGGTTCTGAAATCACAATGTTTTATGATCCTATGATTGCAAAACTAATTGTTTGGGGAGAAGACCGGCAAACTGCCATTCAGCGACTCATCGAATATTTATCTGAAACAATTGTGTTTGGTCCAAAAACTAATTTACAATTTTTGCAAAAATTAGTTTCGACAGAGGACTTTTCGCAAGGAAAGGTCTCAACTCATTTTATAGCAGACAACGAAGTTGAACTATTAAAAGAAACAACAAAAGATGAACTCAAATTCGCATTAGCTGGTCTTTTTTTCTCTTCAACACAAACCATCGATCCATGGAAGGTATGA
- a CDS encoding SpoIIE family protein phosphatase, giving the protein MNEETDFERICLLCTEPRVPSGLTKAGRFFCQTCQREWILEKRKIPRVGRNILNSDEKTEFLLENLSLFNSALGLEDLMFRFSELISDRLKKDKIAIFITNLELGEIKLAHYYSKQKHLERVIKRITLDYDLSYGILIEAMAKREPCFYKFSDQLHPFYSFYSKLTGTKSQLVLPILYANIAVGMITIDYDEEDNLDYIEDEEILKIVVGQFAVSLRNSLLFSKSKNQSKNFRSLHTAALTLSQLYLNNHNEMIRMILLTLSGIVDSSLSCLIEIPINVSKAKVFKVYRDLENFELKTHTETIDTEELQSIIQTKEIVTIDPAEISIFRKMDITGKEVIIVPVKLENETICIFILAKQESRFPHEEIEALNAFVSLARITMENSNLYQNLSNKERLEKEIEIAKEIQSNLLPRNTPEAEGFSFGGLMVPARGIGGDYYDFILSPNRNELFVCIGDVSGKGVAAGLVMATVRTILHSLVRVKDSPWEILNDINNYLYTSYKEAITPRFMSMILIRWNLISDEVEVSGAGHGNFYHYQVSSNSLHSIETGGVILGIRPDISEFKNESKLLFRAGDTILLYTDGVTEALNATEKQFGELSLENSFLSNINFEPKKILENIYLDLKEFVKEQEQHDDITMVAVRKI; this is encoded by the coding sequence GCCGTTTTTTCTGCCAAACTTGCCAAAGAGAATGGATATTAGAAAAACGTAAAATCCCAAGGGTTGGGAGAAACATACTCAATTCTGATGAAAAAACAGAATTCCTTTTAGAAAACCTATCCCTCTTTAATTCGGCACTTGGTCTGGAAGATTTGATGTTTCGTTTTAGCGAACTCATTTCGGATCGCCTCAAAAAAGATAAAATCGCTATCTTTATCACAAATTTAGAGTTAGGTGAAATAAAACTTGCCCATTATTATTCTAAACAAAAACATTTAGAACGAGTCATCAAACGTATCACTCTCGACTATGATTTGAGTTATGGAATTTTAATCGAAGCAATGGCAAAACGTGAGCCATGTTTTTACAAATTTAGTGACCAACTCCATCCGTTTTATTCCTTTTATTCAAAATTGACTGGCACAAAATCACAGTTAGTTTTGCCAATATTATATGCCAACATTGCTGTTGGAATGATTACAATCGATTATGATGAAGAAGATAATTTAGATTATATCGAAGATGAAGAGATTCTAAAAATTGTCGTTGGTCAATTTGCCGTTTCTTTAAGAAATTCCTTATTATTTTCAAAATCAAAAAATCAATCCAAAAATTTCCGAAGTTTACATACCGCAGCACTTACTTTGAGTCAGTTGTATTTAAACAATCATAACGAAATGATACGTATGATCCTTTTAACATTATCAGGAATTGTTGATTCTTCCTTGTCTTGTTTGATTGAGATCCCCATCAATGTTTCCAAAGCAAAGGTATTTAAAGTATATCGTGATTTGGAAAATTTTGAATTAAAAACACATACCGAAACAATTGATACCGAAGAACTCCAATCAATCATCCAAACTAAAGAAATTGTAACGATAGATCCTGCCGAAATTTCTATCTTCAGAAAAATGGACATCACCGGTAAAGAAGTGATAATCGTTCCAGTGAAATTAGAGAATGAAACTATTTGTATTTTTATATTGGCAAAACAGGAAAGTCGATTTCCACACGAAGAAATTGAAGCGTTAAATGCCTTTGTATCACTCGCAAGAATCACAATGGAAAACTCCAATCTTTATCAAAATCTTTCTAACAAAGAAAGGTTAGAAAAAGAAATTGAGATTGCAAAAGAAATCCAGAGTAACCTTCTCCCAAGAAACACACCAGAAGCAGAAGGATTTTCTTTTGGTGGTTTGATGGTTCCAGCTCGTGGAATTGGAGGTGATTATTATGATTTTATTTTATCACCAAATCGAAATGAATTATTCGTATGTATTGGAGATGTTAGTGGTAAAGGTGTCGCTGCAGGCCTAGTGATGGCTACTGTTCGAACCATACTCCATTCACTTGTCCGAGTAAAAGATTCACCTTGGGAGATTTTAAACGATATCAACAATTACCTCTATACTAGTTACAAAGAAGCCATCACTCCACGTTTTATGAGTATGATTCTAATTCGTTGGAATTTAATTTCCGATGAAGTTGAAGTATCTGGTGCAGGGCATGGAAACTTTTATCACTACCAAGTGAGTTCTAATTCCTTACATTCCATCGAAACTGGCGGTGTCATTTTAGGAATTCGTCCAGATATCTCAGAATTCAAAAATGAGTCAAAATTATTGTTTCGAGCCGGAGATACCATTTTACTTTATACGGATGGAGTTACAGAAGCTCTGAATGCAACAGAAAAACAATTCGGAGAACTAAGTTTAGAAAACAGTTTTCTTTCCAATATCAATTTTGAGCCAAAAAAGATCTTAGAGAATATCTATTTGGATCTAAAAGAATTTGTCAAAGAACAGGAACAACACGATGATATCACAATGGTGGCAGTGAGAAAAATATGA
- the yihA gene encoding ribosome biogenesis GTP-binding protein YihA/YsxC, with amino-acid sequence MHKYSKEIPFPETKFFTSIAKLDEKEDLDSVQSIAFMGRSNSGKSSLLNALSNHRGLAKVSRTPGKTKLINIFKTKVGFNLIDLPGFGYSKASHKEHKEMMKLLEGFLNSWKQLKILFILCDSQREFPEEELSTIEVAMEKKIKPVVIRTKIDKLNQSGQHKVRTEMEDAMNEIGIPFRVFYISATTGRGIGELREFIIETLGIQTNVSKVEP; translated from the coding sequence ATGCATAAATATTCAAAAGAAATTCCGTTTCCTGAAACCAAATTTTTCACTTCCATTGCCAAATTGGATGAAAAGGAAGATTTAGATTCTGTTCAATCCATTGCATTTATGGGAAGATCAAACTCAGGAAAATCCAGTTTACTCAATGCATTATCCAATCATCGTGGACTCGCAAAAGTTTCGAGAACTCCAGGTAAAACAAAACTCATCAATATTTTTAAAACAAAAGTTGGGTTTAACCTAATTGACTTACCAGGATTTGGTTATTCAAAGGCATCACATAAAGAACATAAAGAGATGATGAAACTTCTAGAGGGTTTTTTAAATTCTTGGAAACAATTAAAAATTTTATTTATCCTTTGTGATTCACAACGAGAATTTCCAGAAGAAGAATTATCTACAATTGAAGTTGCAATGGAAAAAAAAATCAAACCAGTTGTGATACGAACAAAAATTGATAAATTAAATCAAAGTGGCCAACACAAAGTTCGAACGGAAATGGAAGATGCTATGAATGAAATTGGAATACCCTTTCGTGTATTTTATATTTCAGCTACGACAGGGAGGGGGATTGGTGAATTACGAGAGTTTATTATAGAAACACTTGGAATTCAAACAAATGTATCTAAGGTGGAACCATAA